In a genomic window of Leisingera caerulea DSM 24564:
- a CDS encoding TRAP transporter large permease: MTALEIGIASFPVLMLLIFLRVPIGLSMFLVGLGGLIWVTDGTQVAFGRLKSETYTTFSSYSLTIVPMFLLMGHFATLGGMSTALFKAAEGFLGHRKGGVAMAAIGACAGFGAICGSSLATAATMGRVALPELKQYGYAGGFSTATLAAGGTLGILIPPSVVLVIYAILTEQNIAKLFLSAFIPGLLAALGYVIAISIYVRLFPESAGTRPPVPMRDRFAALLNVWPVLLVFGLVVGGIYLGWFTPTEGAAVGAFGTGFIAWTNGGLNRETLADSFLVTARSTAMIFFIVLGAGFYNGFLALTKVPQELADFVVSQGLSPWMVLALILAFYLVFGCLMDSLSMILLTIPIFFPVISAMDFGLLSLPAMQADAAMEVLKAGIPEGMGAEMLASIQDAIATGAELTREQMKELGIRVTEGRVNRIEAEYVAIWFGVLVLIVVEVGLITPPVGMNLFIINAMDRKTRMIDTYKAVMFFVASDLIRVVILVAFPIITLLPLMLMQ; this comes from the coding sequence GTGACGGCTCTTGAAATTGGCATCGCCTCCTTCCCGGTTCTGATGCTGCTGATCTTTCTGCGGGTTCCGATTGGGCTTTCGATGTTTCTGGTCGGCCTTGGCGGGCTGATCTGGGTGACGGATGGCACGCAGGTCGCGTTCGGGCGGCTGAAAAGCGAGACCTACACCACCTTCTCCTCCTATTCGCTGACCATCGTGCCGATGTTCCTGCTGATGGGGCATTTTGCGACGCTGGGCGGCATGTCCACCGCGCTGTTCAAGGCGGCCGAAGGGTTCCTGGGCCACCGCAAGGGCGGAGTTGCGATGGCGGCCATTGGCGCCTGCGCCGGTTTTGGCGCGATCTGCGGCTCTTCCTTGGCGACGGCGGCTACCATGGGCCGGGTCGCGCTGCCGGAGTTGAAGCAATACGGCTATGCCGGCGGGTTCTCGACCGCGACACTGGCGGCAGGCGGCACGCTGGGCATCCTGATCCCGCCCTCGGTGGTGCTGGTGATCTATGCCATTTTGACCGAGCAGAATATCGCCAAGCTGTTTCTGTCGGCCTTCATTCCCGGCCTGCTGGCGGCACTGGGCTATGTGATTGCGATTTCCATCTATGTGCGCCTGTTCCCGGAAAGCGCGGGCACCCGCCCGCCGGTTCCGATGCGCGACCGTTTTGCAGCGCTTTTAAATGTTTGGCCTGTGCTGCTGGTGTTTGGTCTGGTTGTCGGCGGCATTTACCTGGGCTGGTTTACCCCGACCGAGGGCGCGGCCGTCGGGGCGTTTGGCACTGGCTTCATTGCCTGGACCAATGGCGGGCTGAACCGTGAAACACTGGCGGACAGCTTCTTGGTAACGGCGCGGTCCACTGCGATGATCTTCTTCATTGTGCTGGGCGCGGGCTTTTACAACGGCTTTCTGGCGTTGACCAAGGTGCCGCAGGAGCTGGCCGATTTCGTCGTGAGCCAGGGTTTGAGCCCGTGGATGGTCCTGGCGTTGATCCTCGCCTTCTATCTGGTGTTCGGCTGCCTGATGGATTCGCTGTCGATGATCCTGCTGACCATCCCGATCTTCTTCCCGGTAATCTCTGCCATGGACTTTGGCCTGTTGTCGCTGCCCGCGATGCAGGCGGATGCGGCAATGGAGGTGCTGAAGGCCGGGATCCCTGAGGGGATGGGGGCAGAGATGCTTGCCTCGATACAGGATGCCATTGCCACAGGTGCCGAACTGACCCGTGAGCAGATGAAGGAACTGGGCATCCGGGTGACCGAAGGCCGTGTGAACCGGATCGAGGCGGAATATGTCGCTATCTGGTTCGGCGTGCTGGTGCTGATCGTGGTTGAGGTTGGCCTGATCACCCCTCCGGTCGGCATGAACCTGTTCATCATCAATGCGATGGACCGCAAGACCCGGATGATCGACACCTACAAGGCCGTCATGTTCTTTGTGGCTTCTGACCTGATCCGGGTGGTCATCCTGGTGGCCTTCCCGATCATCACGCTGCTGCCGCTGATGCTGATGCAGTGA
- a CDS encoding cupin domain-containing protein — MALDQGITKVTDGLEGLSWNVVGHTYTPKLHSENAFIWHAVIPDGTFVPPHVHPTQDEWITMLEGTLEVEFGGDVYQAGPGDTVRMPMGVAHGIFNRSGAEATCVFGVAPSRKLFDLFGALDGVTDPEELVRLSALHEVEFLPPPSE; from the coding sequence ATGGCTCTGGATCAGGGAATCACCAAGGTGACGGACGGGCTGGAGGGCTTGTCCTGGAATGTCGTGGGGCACACCTATACGCCCAAGCTGCACAGCGAAAACGCTTTCATATGGCACGCGGTCATTCCGGACGGCACCTTTGTGCCGCCGCACGTGCACCCCACCCAGGATGAGTGGATCACCATGCTGGAGGGCACGCTGGAGGTGGAATTCGGCGGCGACGTTTATCAGGCCGGGCCGGGCGATACGGTGCGGATGCCGATGGGAGTGGCGCACGGTATCTTCAACCGCTCCGGTGCTGAGGCCACCTGCGTGTTCGGGGTGGCGCCGTCGCGCAAGCTGTTCGATCTGTTCGGCGCGCTGGATGGGGTGACCGACCCGGAAGAATTGGTTCGGCTGTCGGCGCTGCATGAGGTGGAATTCCTGCCGCCCCCGTCGGAATAA
- a CDS encoding acyl-CoA thioesterase, which yields MAGQDTFTHEIRVGWGDCDPARIAYTGRLPAFALEAIDAWWEHHLDGDGWYQMELDRGTGTPFVHMSIDFRSPVTPRHRLMCEVWPAALGSKSVTFRVNARQDGVLCFEGKFVCVFIAPETFTAKAAPEDYREVIEAQLRPE from the coding sequence ATGGCAGGGCAAGACACATTCACTCATGAAATCCGCGTGGGCTGGGGCGATTGCGACCCGGCGCGGATTGCCTATACCGGGCGGCTGCCCGCCTTTGCCTTGGAAGCGATCGACGCCTGGTGGGAGCATCACCTGGACGGTGACGGCTGGTATCAGATGGAACTGGACCGGGGCACTGGAACGCCATTTGTGCATATGAGCATCGACTTCCGGTCCCCTGTGACGCCGCGGCACCGTCTGATGTGCGAGGTCTGGCCGGCTGCCTTGGGCAGCAAGTCGGTAACCTTCCGGGTCAATGCGCGGCAGGACGGGGTGCTGTGCTTTGAAGGCAAATTCGTCTGCGTCTTCATCGCCCCTGAGACATTCACGGCCAAAGCCGCACCCGAGGACTACCGGGAGGTGATCGAAGCGCAGCTGCGGCCGGAGTAA
- a CDS encoding TRAP transporter substrate-binding protein — translation MTTRRKLLGAVGAAAVAAFCAAPAFAQEVTLKLHQFLPAQANVPKLILDVWADNVEESSGGRIKVDRFPSMQLGGKPPELMDQAIDGVADIVWTVVGYTPGRYPSTEVFELPFMMTNARAVSHAYWEMFDKHMKDTEFKDVKILGTWVHGPGMIHTADPVETPEDLEGMKIRGGGRSVNALLTELGATPVGMPVPAIPEGLSKGVIDGTTIPWEVTAALKVPELVENHTEFTGKALYTLTFVLAMNKEKYESLPDDLKKAIDDNSGLEFSVFAGGTQADSDGPSREMALDLGNNVITLDEEQTAIWRERAQPIYDQWIADMKEKGIDGAALIEEASALIEKYTPQYQ, via the coding sequence ATGACCACTCGGAGAAAGCTACTGGGCGCCGTCGGCGCGGCAGCTGTCGCAGCATTCTGCGCGGCACCGGCATTTGCGCAGGAGGTGACGCTGAAGCTTCACCAATTCCTGCCGGCGCAAGCGAACGTGCCGAAACTGATTTTGGACGTCTGGGCGGACAACGTCGAGGAATCCTCGGGCGGGCGCATCAAAGTCGATCGCTTCCCGTCGATGCAGCTGGGCGGCAAGCCGCCGGAACTGATGGACCAGGCCATCGACGGCGTTGCGGATATCGTCTGGACCGTGGTGGGTTATACCCCGGGCCGCTACCCCTCGACCGAGGTGTTTGAGCTGCCGTTCATGATGACCAATGCACGCGCCGTGTCGCATGCCTATTGGGAAATGTTCGACAAGCACATGAAGGACACCGAGTTCAAGGATGTGAAGATCCTGGGCACCTGGGTGCATGGGCCGGGCATGATCCACACCGCCGATCCGGTGGAAACGCCGGAAGATCTGGAAGGCATGAAGATCCGCGGCGGCGGCCGTTCGGTCAACGCGCTGCTGACCGAGCTGGGCGCGACTCCGGTCGGGATGCCGGTTCCGGCGATTCCGGAAGGCCTGTCCAAGGGTGTGATCGACGGCACCACCATTCCGTGGGAGGTGACCGCGGCGCTGAAGGTTCCGGAACTGGTGGAAAACCACACCGAGTTCACCGGCAAGGCGCTTTATACCCTCACCTTTGTTCTGGCGATGAACAAAGAGAAGTATGAGAGCCTGCCGGATGACCTGAAAAAGGCCATCGACGACAACTCCGGCCTGGAGTTCTCAGTCTTTGCCGGCGGCACCCAGGCGGACTCTGACGGTCCTTCGCGCGAGATGGCGCTGGACCTGGGCAACAACGTCATCACCCTGGATGAAGAGCAGACCGCAATCTGGCGCGAGCGCGCGCAGCCGATCTATGACCAGTGGATTGCTGACATGAAGGAAAAGGGCATTGATGGCGCCGCCCTGATCGAAGAAGCCAGCGCGCTGATCGAGAAATACACGCCGCAGTACCAGTAA
- a CDS encoding LacI family DNA-binding transcriptional regulator, with the protein MTTDSKRPLTLRDVSEATGVSEMTVSRVLRNRGDVSEKTRTKVLSAAKELGYVPNKIAGALASNRVNLVAVIIPSLSNMVFPEVLTGVNKVLENTELQPVVGVTDYQPEKEEKVLYEMLSWRPSGVIIAGLEHTEAARAMLNSAGIPVVEIMDTDGKPVDAMVGISHRRAGREMAKAILKAGYRHIGFMGTKMPLDHRARKRFEGFTEALAKEGVEIEDREFYSGGSALAKGREMTQAMLERSPELDFLYYSNDMIGAGGLLYLLDQGIDVPGQIGLAGFNGVELLQGLPRKLATMDACRLEIGRKAAEIIAAQLEDPDAEIESHVTLTPTISYGDTLKRR; encoded by the coding sequence GTGACAACGGACAGCAAGCGCCCGCTCACCCTTCGCGATGTATCAGAGGCGACCGGTGTTTCCGAAATGACTGTGAGCCGCGTGCTGCGCAACCGCGGGGATGTGTCGGAGAAGACGCGCACCAAAGTGCTGAGCGCCGCCAAGGAACTGGGCTATGTGCCCAACAAAATCGCGGGTGCGCTGGCCTCGAACCGGGTGAACCTGGTTGCGGTGATCATCCCGTCGCTGTCCAACATGGTGTTCCCCGAGGTGCTGACTGGCGTCAACAAGGTGCTGGAAAATACCGAGCTGCAGCCGGTTGTCGGCGTCACAGACTATCAGCCGGAAAAGGAGGAAAAGGTGCTGTACGAGATGCTCTCGTGGCGCCCCTCCGGCGTGATCATCGCGGGGCTTGAACATACCGAAGCCGCCCGTGCCATGCTGAACAGCGCCGGCATCCCAGTTGTTGAGATCATGGACACTGATGGCAAACCAGTGGACGCGATGGTCGGCATCTCCCACCGTCGTGCCGGCCGCGAAATGGCCAAGGCGATCCTCAAGGCAGGCTACCGCCATATCGGCTTCATGGGCACCAAGATGCCGCTCGACCACCGCGCGCGGAAGCGGTTTGAAGGCTTTACCGAAGCGTTGGCGAAAGAGGGCGTGGAGATCGAAGACCGCGAGTTTTATTCCGGCGGCTCGGCCTTGGCCAAGGGGCGCGAGATGACCCAGGCCATGCTGGAGCGCTCGCCGGAACTGGATTTTCTCTATTACTCCAACGACATGATCGGTGCAGGCGGCTTGCTGTACTTGCTGGATCAAGGCATCGACGTGCCGGGCCAGATCGGCCTCGCCGGTTTCAACGGCGTGGAGCTGTTGCAGGGCCTGCCGCGCAAGCTGGCCACCATGGATGCCTGCCGATTGGAAATCGGGCGCAAAGCGGCTGAGATTATCGCCGCACAGTTGGAAGACCCGGACGCAGAGATTGAATCCCACGTCACGCTGACCCCGACCATTTCTTATGGCGATACGCTGAAACGGCGCTGA
- a CDS encoding winged helix-turn-helix domain-containing protein, which translates to MALQRLSNHSARRLFLDRHALLEQPAGPAKGSDLLELIQRLGFVQLDSINTVARAHDVILYSRRPGYRSMNLKRLYEQDRGLFEHWTHDAAMIPMAFYPHWHLRFQRDTELLRKRWRNWRRDGFEAQFETVLNHVRDYGPVSSSDLGKDEKKGSGGWWDWHPSKTALEYLWRSGALTVVGRDGFQKRYDLTERVIEESLRPGARCDEAATVNWLCSAALDRLGFATSGELAAFWDTASPAEAKAWCAEQLRRGELEEIEVAQADGRLRKVFTRPGTVEESAELGPAPGRMRVLSPFDPALRDRKRAERLFGFHYRIEVFTPAPKRQYGYYVFPLLEGERLAGRIDMKADRDADCLRVTAVWPEKGVKWGTARIRRLEAELDRVARFAGVSAVAFSDGWLR; encoded by the coding sequence ATGGCGCTTCAGCGGCTCAGCAACCACAGCGCGCGGCGGCTGTTCCTGGACCGCCACGCGCTGCTGGAGCAACCCGCTGGCCCGGCAAAAGGTTCGGATCTGCTGGAGCTGATTCAGCGGCTTGGTTTCGTGCAGCTCGACAGCATCAATACAGTGGCGCGCGCCCATGACGTGATCCTTTATTCACGTCGGCCGGGCTACAGGTCAATGAACCTCAAACGGCTATACGAACAGGACCGCGGGTTGTTTGAGCATTGGACCCATGACGCCGCGATGATCCCGATGGCGTTTTACCCGCACTGGCATCTGAGGTTTCAGCGCGACACTGAGCTCTTGCGCAAACGCTGGCGCAATTGGCGGCGCGACGGGTTTGAGGCGCAGTTTGAAACCGTGCTGAACCACGTCCGCGACTACGGGCCGGTCAGTTCTTCCGACCTCGGCAAGGACGAGAAAAAGGGCTCTGGCGGCTGGTGGGACTGGCACCCGTCCAAAACCGCGCTGGAATACCTCTGGCGCTCCGGCGCGCTGACAGTTGTGGGGCGCGACGGGTTTCAGAAACGCTATGACCTGACGGAGCGCGTGATCGAGGAGTCTCTGCGCCCCGGAGCCCGCTGCGATGAAGCGGCAACAGTCAACTGGCTCTGCTCCGCTGCATTGGACCGGCTGGGCTTTGCCACATCGGGAGAGCTCGCCGCCTTTTGGGACACTGCCTCCCCGGCGGAAGCCAAGGCCTGGTGCGCGGAGCAGCTGCGCCGTGGTGAGCTGGAGGAGATCGAAGTCGCGCAGGCGGATGGCAGGTTGCGCAAGGTGTTCACCCGACCTGGCACGGTGGAGGAATCTGCGGAGCTGGGGCCGGCGCCGGGCCGGATGCGCGTGCTCAGCCCCTTTGATCCGGCCCTGCGCGACCGCAAGCGGGCCGAGCGGCTGTTCGGGTTCCACTACCGGATCGAGGTCTTCACCCCCGCTCCCAAACGGCAATACGGCTACTATGTCTTCCCGCTGCTGGAGGGCGAACGCCTTGCGGGCCGCATCGACATGAAAGCGGACCGCGACGCAGACTGCCTGCGTGTGACCGCCGTCTGGCCGGAGAAGGGTGTGAAATGGGGTACGGCCCGCATCAGGCGGCTGGAGGCGGAGCTGGACCGCGTGGCGCGGTTTGCAGGTGTCAGCGCAGTGGCGTTCTCTGATGGCTGGCTGCGCTGA
- a CDS encoding TRAP transporter small permease — translation MHKLMMRLAKSMAYLGGAVLTLLIILTCVSIAGRLLNGFFHGDLMERIAPGFSKWMTGWVGPVNGDFELVEAGVAFAIFAFLPLCQITAGHASVDVVANAFPRSVKRFLRMVTEVVFAAVLVLIAWRLGAGLAGKYSNGETSFLLEFPIWWAYAISMVAAVVAAIVGIYMGAIRTIEFFTGRILIWDGVEGEQ, via the coding sequence ATGCACAAGCTCATGATGCGGCTGGCCAAATCAATGGCCTACCTGGGCGGTGCGGTCCTCACTCTTCTGATCATTCTGACATGTGTTTCGATCGCTGGGCGCCTGCTCAACGGTTTCTTCCATGGCGATTTGATGGAGCGGATTGCGCCGGGGTTTTCAAAATGGATGACGGGCTGGGTCGGGCCGGTCAACGGCGACTTTGAACTGGTCGAGGCAGGGGTGGCCTTTGCCATCTTTGCCTTCCTGCCATTGTGCCAGATCACCGCGGGCCATGCCTCGGTCGATGTGGTGGCCAATGCGTTTCCGCGCAGCGTGAAACGGTTTCTGCGAATGGTTACCGAAGTTGTTTTTGCCGCGGTGCTGGTTTTGATCGCCTGGCGGCTGGGGGCAGGGCTTGCAGGTAAGTACTCCAATGGCGAGACCTCCTTCCTGCTCGAGTTTCCCATCTGGTGGGCCTACGCCATCAGCATGGTGGCGGCGGTCGTGGCGGCCATCGTGGGCATCTACATGGGTGCAATCCGCACCATCGAATTTTTTACCGGCCGGATCCTGATCTGGGACGGCGTGGAGGGTGAACAGTGA
- the hemN gene encoding oxygen-independent coproporphyrinogen III oxidase, with the protein MKQIDRLQALGLFDSRVPRYTSYPTAPVFSAAVGAAEQARELQALDPDVPVSVYLHIPFCERLCWFCACRTQGTQTLSPVESYIGTLEQELKLVAPLLPKGLRMGRMHWGGGTPTILPPALIHRLAQAVKAVFPQTEDWEFSVEIDPTMVDRDKIAALAEEGMNRASIGIQDFDALVQQAIGRAQPFEVTKACVEDLRAAGISSLNADLVYGLPHQTQARMADTVEKVLSLDPDRLALFGYAHVPWVAKRQKLIKEETLPDDLARYHLAGLAAEKFAAAGFAAIGIDHFAKPGDGLEVAARTGHLRRNFQGYTDDTCPTLIGFGASSISRFAGGYIQNAAATPAYVQRVEAGQLTGARGHVMSQEDLLRGRAIEMLMCEFRLDRTELRQRFGDLAASLDADLAQIAARFGDLVNLDAEALEILPEGRPLTRIIASSFDAHVPEGVRYSRAS; encoded by the coding sequence ATGAAACAGATTGACCGCCTCCAAGCCCTTGGGCTGTTTGACAGCCGGGTGCCCCGCTACACCTCTTATCCGACCGCGCCGGTGTTTTCTGCAGCAGTTGGTGCTGCGGAGCAGGCCCGCGAGCTGCAGGCGCTGGATCCGGATGTGCCGGTTTCGGTCTACCTGCATATCCCGTTCTGCGAGCGGCTGTGCTGGTTCTGCGCCTGCCGGACGCAAGGAACCCAGACGCTGAGTCCGGTCGAGAGCTATATCGGCACGCTGGAGCAGGAGCTGAAGCTGGTGGCGCCGCTTCTGCCCAAAGGCTTGCGGATGGGGCGGATGCATTGGGGCGGCGGCACGCCGACCATATTGCCGCCCGCCTTGATTCACCGGCTGGCGCAGGCAGTGAAAGCGGTTTTTCCACAGACTGAAGACTGGGAGTTCTCAGTGGAGATCGACCCGACCATGGTCGACCGGGACAAAATCGCGGCGCTGGCGGAGGAAGGCATGAACCGTGCCAGCATCGGCATCCAGGACTTCGATGCGCTGGTGCAGCAGGCAATCGGCCGGGCGCAGCCGTTTGAGGTGACTAAGGCCTGCGTCGAGGATCTGCGGGCAGCGGGGATCAGTTCCCTGAATGCCGATCTGGTCTACGGCCTGCCGCATCAGACGCAGGCGCGGATGGCGGACACGGTGGAGAAGGTGCTGAGCCTGGATCCTGACCGGCTGGCGCTGTTCGGTTACGCGCATGTGCCTTGGGTGGCCAAGCGGCAGAAGCTGATCAAGGAAGAGACGCTGCCGGATGATCTGGCGCGCTATCATCTGGCCGGGCTGGCGGCGGAGAAATTCGCGGCGGCGGGTTTTGCCGCGATTGGTATCGACCATTTCGCCAAACCCGGCGACGGGCTGGAGGTGGCTGCCCGCACCGGCCATTTGCGCCGGAATTTCCAGGGCTACACCGATGACACCTGCCCGACGCTGATCGGCTTTGGTGCATCGTCGATCTCCCGCTTTGCCGGCGGCTACATCCAGAACGCCGCGGCCACGCCAGCTTATGTGCAGCGGGTTGAGGCCGGCCAGCTGACCGGCGCGCGCGGCCATGTGATGAGCCAGGAGGATTTGCTCCGCGGCCGTGCAATCGAGATGCTGATGTGTGAGTTCCGGCTGGACCGGACAGAGCTGCGGCAACGCTTTGGAGATCTGGCAGCAAGTCTGGATGCAGACCTGGCTCAGATCGCAGCCCGCTTTGGGGATCTGGTGAACTTGGACGCGGAAGCGCTGGAGATCCTCCCCGAGGGCCGCCCGCTGACCCGGATCATTGCCAGCAGCTTTGATGCCCATGTGCCGGAAGGGGTGCGTTACAGCCGGGCGTCCTGA
- a CDS encoding flavin-containing monooxygenase, whose amino-acid sequence MVKRKTVAVIGGGVSGLAAAKAFAEKGHQVLGYERSHDLGGVWELSRSYPGVQTQSPKELYCYTDHPMPEDYPEWPKGPQVHAYLHSYADKHDLHRLFQLNTNVLEMDRRPDGQPGWRLVIETGGETRVQDVDFAVVCTGQFSEKNILTHPGQEVFTAQGGEVMHSSEYLDPEHARGKRVVVLGGSKSATDVAVNAAQNGAKQVHLVYRQNVWRVPYFVGGINFKKLLYMRAQEVQFNGWGRSWLHKAFYGLAKPLIWANFRGLEALLKMQLGLKKWDMVPDVPIEKDVSCSVPIVTPGLFEGFKDGSIIPHHTTFSRYEGDEIVLENGERIGADLVISAVGWKLGIPYLAQQHLDKLIEADGQYRTYRLAVNPDLPEMGFVGFNSSFCTILSAEMVANWLVRYADGQLARQPTREQMEDNIQMMLDWRRKERPAAQIYGGLCSAPFHFKHFDELLMDMGATQWKRPNPLVEQFAPPDASAYGRFLATAPQYRAA is encoded by the coding sequence ATGGTAAAACGCAAGACGGTCGCCGTAATTGGCGGCGGCGTAAGCGGGCTGGCCGCGGCCAAGGCCTTTGCCGAAAAGGGGCATCAGGTTCTAGGCTATGAGCGCAGCCATGACTTGGGCGGCGTGTGGGAGCTTTCGCGCTCTTATCCGGGGGTGCAGACGCAATCTCCCAAGGAACTGTACTGTTATACAGATCACCCGATGCCGGAAGATTACCCGGAATGGCCCAAGGGGCCGCAAGTGCATGCCTATCTGCATTCCTATGCGGACAAGCATGATCTGCACCGGCTGTTCCAGCTGAACACCAATGTGCTGGAGATGGACCGGCGCCCGGACGGGCAGCCGGGCTGGCGGCTGGTGATAGAGACAGGCGGCGAGACCCGGGTGCAGGACGTGGATTTTGCCGTGGTTTGCACCGGGCAGTTTTCCGAGAAGAACATCCTGACCCATCCGGGGCAGGAGGTCTTCACCGCGCAGGGCGGGGAGGTGATGCACTCCTCTGAATATCTGGACCCGGAACACGCGCGCGGTAAGCGGGTGGTGGTGCTGGGCGGCTCCAAATCTGCCACCGATGTGGCGGTGAACGCGGCGCAGAACGGCGCCAAACAGGTGCATCTCGTTTACCGGCAGAATGTCTGGCGGGTGCCGTATTTTGTCGGCGGCATCAACTTCAAGAAGCTGCTCTACATGCGGGCGCAGGAGGTGCAGTTCAACGGCTGGGGCCGCAGCTGGCTGCACAAGGCCTTCTATGGCCTCGCCAAGCCGCTGATCTGGGCCAATTTCCGCGGTCTCGAGGCGCTGTTGAAGATGCAGCTGGGGCTGAAGAAATGGGACATGGTTCCCGATGTGCCGATCGAGAAAGACGTCTCCTGCTCGGTCCCGATCGTGACACCGGGCCTGTTTGAGGGCTTCAAGGACGGTTCAATCATTCCGCACCACACCACCTTCTCGCGGTATGAGGGTGATGAAATCGTGCTGGAAAACGGTGAGAGAATCGGCGCTGATTTGGTGATCTCGGCGGTCGGCTGGAAGCTGGGTATTCCCTATCTGGCGCAGCAGCACCTGGACAAGCTGATCGAGGCGGACGGCCAGTACCGGACCTACCGTCTGGCGGTGAACCCTGACCTGCCGGAGATGGGATTTGTCGGTTTCAATTCCAGCTTCTGCACGATTCTGTCGGCGGAGATGGTGGCAAACTGGCTGGTCCGCTATGCAGACGGCCAGCTGGCGCGGCAGCCCACGCGGGAGCAAATGGAGGACAACATCCAGATGATGCTCGATTGGCGCCGCAAGGAGCGTCCGGCGGCGCAAATCTATGGCGGGCTGTGCTCTGCGCCGTTCCATTTCAAGCACTTCGATGAGCTGCTGATGGATATGGGGGCAACGCAGTGGAAGCGGCCGAATCCGTTAGTGGAGCAATTCGCGCCGCCGGACGCCAGTGCCTATGGCCGGTTCCTGGCAACGGCACCGCAATATCGGGCGGCCTGA
- a CDS encoding AraC-like ligand-binding domain-containing protein, whose protein sequence is MTRQQAEYKREPLRAWRQFHSRDIDEARTLVAQKFCDHRLQPAGKSCGFGTRHNHVPGHSLSLNYLSYGSAVQIDPGELNDFYLVQMPLNGTAKVANGAAAVDSDTRHATVLNPTRATQMTWHADCQMLLLQIDRDALHGFAERAAGLPLSEPVVFDTAAPVGTGPLQGWARQFIACARATDARAGFGHWSAMQQQLIEEQLILGLLTLQQSNIRHLLTPRTPQGSSLQIRRAQDYIHANAAEPLTVSAIAAEAGCSIRTLQAGFRQHFGLTPVEYLRDLRLDLARYLLLSRPAETPVSSIAYDSGFSHLGRFSQLYRARFGELPSATRAASGYPEQSDCPLLPRNIMNNQEAGSSFRYGS, encoded by the coding sequence ATGACCAGGCAGCAGGCAGAATACAAGCGCGAGCCCTTGCGCGCGTGGCGGCAATTTCACAGCCGCGACATCGACGAGGCCCGCACCCTGGTCGCCCAGAAGTTCTGCGACCACCGCTTGCAGCCCGCCGGCAAAAGCTGCGGTTTCGGCACCCGCCACAACCATGTGCCCGGGCACAGCTTGTCCCTCAACTACCTGAGCTACGGCTCTGCCGTGCAGATAGACCCCGGCGAGCTGAATGATTTCTATCTCGTGCAGATGCCGCTGAACGGCACCGCCAAGGTCGCCAACGGTGCTGCAGCGGTGGACTCGGATACCCGCCACGCCACCGTGCTCAACCCGACACGGGCAACCCAGATGACCTGGCACGCCGACTGCCAGATGCTGCTTCTGCAAATCGACCGGGATGCACTGCACGGGTTTGCCGAGCGCGCCGCCGGGCTGCCGCTGTCCGAGCCGGTGGTCTTTGACACCGCGGCACCGGTCGGCACCGGGCCTCTGCAGGGCTGGGCAAGGCAATTTATCGCCTGTGCCCGCGCCACCGACGCCCGGGCCGGTTTCGGCCACTGGAGCGCAATGCAGCAGCAGCTGATTGAGGAGCAGCTGATACTTGGCCTGCTGACCCTCCAGCAAAGCAATATCCGCCATCTTCTGACCCCGCGCACGCCTCAAGGCAGCAGCCTGCAGATCCGCCGAGCACAGGACTATATCCATGCAAACGCCGCTGAGCCGCTGACCGTCTCAGCCATCGCCGCCGAGGCCGGCTGCAGCATCCGCACCCTGCAAGCAGGCTTTCGCCAGCATTTCGGCCTGACACCGGTGGAATACCTGCGCGATCTGCGGTTGGACTTGGCCCGGTACCTGCTGCTGTCCCGTCCCGCGGAAACACCGGTCAGCTCTATTGCTTATGACAGCGGCTTTTCCCACTTGGGCCGTTTTTCCCAGCTCTACCGCGCCCGCTTTGGCGAGCTGCCCAGCGCCACCCGCGCAGCCTCGGGCTATCCGGAACAATCTGACTGCCCCCTTCTTCCCCGGAACATCATGAATAATCAGGAAGCCGGATCCAGTTTCCGGTATGGGTCTTAG